The following coding sequences lie in one Paroedura picta isolate Pp20150507F chromosome 10, Ppicta_v3.0, whole genome shotgun sequence genomic window:
- the FHDC1 gene encoding FH2 domain-containing protein 1 produces the protein MHVMNCVSLVNDKENGAISVEAGLMIGDTTEPQEPQPPPSPPLPPPPCPSTEAAGVPPPPPPPPPVLSRPPLPQVVNGHGHQSKKKRIRNFFWKTIPEEQVRGKTNIWTIGAKQNYQIDTKTIEEFFGQQEETARLEARHRSSRRSFKDAKQEINILDAKRSMNIGIFLKQFKKTIGSIIEDLNSGRSDLYSSETLCELLKLLPESEEVKKLKDFSGDISKLCQADSFMYLLIQVPNYSLRIEAMMLKKEFSPSCTSLQKDMTIIRRATKELMCCEELHSILHLVLQAGNIMNAGGFAGNAVGFKLASLLKLADTKANRPGMNLLHFVALEAQKKDKVLLTFSEKLQHVQEAARIPVDNLEAELNSLSSKIKSLKENIRKDPELFRQMEGFFQFAMKELKELEQWKRDLLKEANALMDFLCEDKETVKLEECFQIFRDFCLRFNKAVKENKEREAHELQQRQRLKERGEKRLSWAVGDLGGFGRSSSESDVGTLTRRGLEDFLPFLQQRPQSPSCRNVSIRRSRHSLGITADRELLAFLEISKDEEPNKSNSLPRAQAKPSVAWTASEESEDHRLTDSHLQPASEGGMDCSYLWSSSPQPGLREDAEELDAANEPESMDSDKYRFSVPCMETTGTAPWDLSVEERELVTGLLKFDLHGANSTEDPSTVHFEIGGTDLKTQGDSSSHPLGIAGNTVPPCRTSRETVYKVEDETSEHSHGSPTSTDNSVSGNKLHGPAFCVSDATDCSLTLDLSEGNDGKLSGNKMKKDDSAMALFMNDLQTGGRSLLGVNSSFPVDKEDSTSKLGLPKEKHVKSKDASGPKRNSLKDKSPSSTKSSSGAPNHPRPVRTLNASENANMRKVVPISRSTKAPPPTTTKKPEAKPAPRETPVTETRLLRRNSVRGVAETVPKPLYRQSISVEEPKFQRGTAHSSSGQFEREQPQHKGSFKKPSSKPVRYVPKSKNDETKICRSSTKPQQSPTDTNKSTAIVVPKTPAPVPSFARNTVASSSRCAKVELPASRAPTLTRSLSQRLPRMRISTATDEFSPRENSGSPLKRANSARMIQRSTDAVDHLSVKMESMLREQTDLGKSASLKFKEGNQTTIGKFLNHF, from the exons ATGCATGTTATGAATTGTGTCTCCTTGGTCAATGATAAAGAAAATGGAGCTATTTCAGTTGAAGCTGGATTAATGATTGGAGATACAACAGAGCCACAGGAACCACAGCCACCTCCATCACCGCCTCTACCTCCTCCACCATGTCCATCTACAGAAGCTGCTGGGgtaccaccaccgccaccaccacctcctccagtACTAAGCAGACCTCCATTGCCACAGGTTGTAAATGGGCATGGGCACCAGAGCAAGAAGAAGCGGATACGTAATTTCTTCTGGAAAACTATTCCTGAAGAACAAGTTCGGGGTAAAACCAATATCTGGACTATTGGTGCAAAGCAGAACTACCAAATTGACACAAAGACAATTGAGGAATTCTTTGGGCAGCAGGAAGAAACAGCGCGTCTGGAAGCCAGGCATAGAAGTTCAAGGCGATCTTTTAAGGATGCCAAACAAGAG ATTAATATTTTGGATGCCAAAAGAAGTATGAATATTGGGATTTTCCTCAAGCAGTTCAAAAA AACAATTGGATCCATAATTGAAGATCTTAACTCAGGAAGAAGTGATCTCTATAGTTCTGAAACACTATGTGAACTTCTTAAATTATTGCCAGAATCAGAAGAG GTAAAAAAATTGAAAGACTTCAGTGGAGATATATCAAAATTGTGTCAAGCAGATTCTTTTATGTACTTGCTAATCCAGGTGCCAAA CTACTCACTGCGAATTGAAGCCATGATGTTGAAAAAAGAATTCTCCCCATCTTGTACGTCTCTGCAGAAAGACATGACGATTATAAGGAGGGCTACTAAGG AGCTCATGTGTTGTGAAGAGTTACATTCCATATTGCATTTGGTCCTTCAAGCTGGGAACATCATGAATGCT GGAGGCTTTGCTGGCAATGCAGTTGGTTTTAAACTGGCCTCATTACTCAAGTTGGCAGATACAAAAGCGAACAGGCCTGGAATGAACCTGCTTCATTTTGTTGCTTTG gAAGCCCAAAAGAAGGATAAAGTTCTTCTAACCTTTTCAGAAAAATTGCAGCATGTTCAAGAGGCAGCCAG AATACCTGTTGATAATTTAGAAGCAGAGCTTAATTCACTCTCATCAAAAATAAAATCTCTTAAGGAAAATATTCGAAAGGATCCAGAGCTGTTTCGCCAGATGGAAGGCTTCTTCCAG TTTGCTATGAAAGAACTGAAAGAACTTGAACAGTGGAAACGGGACCTGCTAAAGGAAGCAAATGCCCTTATGGACTTCTTGTGTGAAGATAAAGAAACGGTGAAACTGGAGGAGTGCTTTCAGATATTTAGGGATTTCTGCCTAAGGTTCAACAAAGCTGTTAAG GAAAACAAGGAAAGAGAGGCCCATGAACTTCAGCAGCGGCAGCGCTTAAAAGAGCGGGGAGAAAAGCGCCTGTCATGGGCTGTTGGAGATCTCGGGGGGTTTGGCAGGAGCAGTAGTGAGAGTGACGTTGGTACACTGACTAGGAGAGGACTTGAAGATTTTCTGCCTTTCTTGCAACAGAGACCCCAAAGTCCTTCTTGCAGAAATGTCAGCATTAGGCGCTCCCGGCAttctttgggaatcactgcaGACCGAGAGCTGTTGGCTTTCCTGGAGATATCAAAGGATGAGGAGCCAAACAAGTCAAACAGCCTCCCCCGTGCACAAGCAAAACCCAGTGTAGCTTGGACTGCATCTGAAGAGTCCGAAGACCATCGTTTAACTGACTCACACTTGCAACCAGCATCTGAAGGAGGCATGGACTGCAGTTACTTATGGTCATCCTCACCTCAGCCTGGGCTCAGAGAAGATGCAGAGGAGTTAGATGCTGCCAATGAACCAGAGAGCATGGACAGTGACAAGTACAGGTTCAGTGTGCCTTGTATGGAAACCACAGGCACAGCACCATGGGATCTGTCTGTTGAAGAACGTGAACTTGTTACTGGGCTGCTTAAGTTTGATCTCCACGGAGCAAATTCTACAGAGGACCCATCCACTGTTCATTTTGAGATTGGAGGGACAGATCTGAAGACTCAGGGTGATTCAAGCAGCCACCCCCTTGGCATTGCAGGCAATACAGTACCACCCTGCAGAACATCTAGAGAGACTGTTTATAAGGTTGAAGATGAAACTTCAGAACATAGTCATGGCAGTCCCACTTCTACAGATAATAGTGTTTCAGGAAATAAGCTGCATGGGCCAGCCTTCTGTGTATCAGATGCTACTGACTGTTCTTTGACACTCGACTTATCAGAAGGAAATGATGGAAAACTCAGTGGCAACAAAATGAAAAAGGATGATAGTGCCATGGCCCTTTTTATGAATGACCTGCAAACTGGTGGCAGATCCCTTTTAGGCGTCAATTCTTCATTTCCAGTCGATAAAGAAGACTCTACCAGCAAGCTTGGTCTTCCTAAGGAAAAACATGTAAAGAGCAAAGATGCATCAGGACCAAAGAGAAACTCCCTAAAAGATAAATCTCCAAGTTCTACAAAATCCAGCAGCGGTGCTCCCAATCACCCCAGACCAGTCAGAACTCTGAATGCCTCTGAGAATGCAAACATGAGAAAAGTTGTGCCTATTTCCAGATCAACTAAAGCACCACCCCCTACTACTACAAAAAAGCCTGAGGCAAAGCCAGCACCCCGAGAAACCCCTGTAACTGAAACACGGCTGCTGCGGCGTAATTCTGTTCGGGGTGTTGCAGAAACAGTGCCAAAACCCCTGTACAGGCAAAGCATATCTGTAGAGGAGCCAAAATTCCAACGAGGGACTGCGCATTCAAGTAGTGGCCAGTTTGAAAGGGAGCAACCTCAGCACAAAGGCTCCTTTAAAAAGCCAAGCTCCAAGCCTGTCAGGTACGTCCCCAAATCGAAAAATGACGAAACAAAGATATGCCGCTCTTCAACCAAACCCCAGCAGTCCCCTACAGATACTAACAAAAGCACAGCTATCGTTGTTCCCAAGACACCAGCTCCCGTTCCAAGCTTTGCCAGGAATACAGTGGCCTCTTCCTCAAGATGCGCAAAGGTGGAGCTGCCAGCCTCTAGAGCTCCAACACTCACCAGGTCTCTGTCTCAGAGGCTGCCTAGGATGAGAATATCAACAGCAACCGATGAATTCAGTCCAAGGGAAAACAGTGGGAGCCCTCTTAAAAGAGCAAACAGTGCTAGAATGATTCAACGGAGCACTGATGCTGTTGACCATCTCAGTGTTAAGATGGAGTCTATGTTAAGGGAGCAAACAGACCTGGGGAAGTCGGCATCCCTCAAATTTAAAGAAGGGAATCAGACTACAATAGGAAAATTCCTGAATCACTTCTGA